Proteins encoded together in one Cellulomonas gilvus ATCC 13127 window:
- a CDS encoding bifunctional riboflavin kinase/FAD synthetase yields the protein MLRWSDLSEVPPDFGPCVVTIGNFDGVHRGHASVLRRMADDARAAGSAAVAVTFTPHPLQVHQPGHAPELLTGDADRLDLLEQTGLDAVLLLPYTLDFARQSPRDFVVRYLVEGLRARTVVVGRDVRFGWQNSGDLSTMVALGREHGFEVEVIDDITPSTAAGGAGPAAAPGQHRRWSSTWVREALAAGDVVQAAHVLGRPHRIRGVVVHGDARGRELGFPTANLAQDADGMVPADGVYAGWLRRTRRADGTPVGPDEPALPAAVSIGTNPTFDGVQRRVEAYVLDRTDLDLYDEEIVLDLVERLRATLRFDSVDALLTQMDDDVARVRTILAPGERRPS from the coding sequence GTGCTGCGCTGGTCCGACCTGTCCGAGGTCCCCCCCGACTTCGGCCCCTGCGTCGTCACGATCGGGAACTTCGACGGCGTGCACCGCGGCCACGCGAGCGTGCTGCGCCGCATGGCCGACGACGCGCGCGCCGCGGGTTCGGCCGCGGTCGCGGTGACGTTCACGCCGCACCCGCTGCAGGTCCACCAGCCGGGTCACGCACCCGAGCTGCTCACGGGCGACGCCGACCGGCTCGACCTGCTCGAGCAGACGGGTCTCGACGCCGTCCTCCTGCTGCCGTACACGCTCGACTTCGCGCGCCAGTCCCCGCGCGACTTCGTGGTGCGGTACCTGGTCGAGGGCCTGCGCGCCCGCACGGTCGTCGTCGGCCGGGACGTCCGGTTCGGCTGGCAGAACTCCGGCGACCTGTCGACCATGGTCGCGCTCGGCCGCGAGCACGGGTTCGAGGTCGAGGTCATCGACGACATCACGCCGAGCACTGCGGCCGGCGGCGCCGGCCCCGCGGCCGCACCGGGGCAGCACCGACGCTGGTCCTCGACCTGGGTGCGCGAGGCGCTCGCGGCGGGCGACGTGGTGCAGGCGGCGCACGTGCTGGGCCGTCCGCACCGGATCCGGGGCGTGGTGGTGCACGGCGACGCACGGGGCCGCGAGCTCGGCTTCCCGACCGCGAACCTGGCGCAGGACGCGGACGGCATGGTGCCCGCGGACGGCGTGTACGCGGGCTGGCTGCGGCGCACGCGTCGGGCCGACGGCACGCCGGTCGGGCCCGACGAGCCCGCGCTGCCCGCCGCGGTCTCGATCGGCACCAACCCGACGTTCGACGGCGTGCAGCGCCGTGTCGAGGCGTACGTGCTCGACCGCACGGACCTGGACCTGTACGACGAGGAGATCGTGCTCGACCTCGTCGAGCGGCTGCGCGCCACGCTGCGGTTCGACTCGGTCGACGCGCTGCTCACGCAGATGGACGACGACGTGGCGCGCGTGCGCACGATCCTGGCACCGGGGGAGCGCCGACCGTCCTGA